atatatatattactcaaagtttcatacgaACGacaccggaaaaaggaagtacattgtagatttctacGCATATGCAGGAATTCAAAACATATgacatcaaaaaaattgaacgattttgagttcattagtacaatgaaaatttcggaacctattttttttttttatatttttttttttattgatttttcttctgttattggggacttcgttcCAATATAAATCTCAGCTTTCAACAGGTTGGGGAAAATACTCATAAAACTAAAAGAGTGCTATCTcccatttttataaacaaaatcggGTTTCAATTTATTAGATAAAATGATTGATGTTATACATGTTGTATTTTATCATGATAGCTGTCATGCTGTAagcatataaataaatacatgtagcaaCATATTCCTCTTTAAGACTATAGTTCAAATGAGAACTAAATACACAGATAATGGCCTCCCAAAATTCTACTTTTAAAGGATTTTAACTTTTCTCCAGATGATATTTATGCCATCATGTCTTTAGGAAAAATGTTGGCTTTTGCCTGAATATTGCAactatgataataataataataataattctttatttaaagagggtttcACAGTTAGCTATGaagctaatcttccctgaggccctcatgaaatacaatgaaatataacaaacaattacaaaatatcaaacagacacacatacatATCTTTTCAAAACGAGCGtggtttattcaattttcatacacTTTTCTTCAACTCTCTATGATGAACACATACGAAAACAGTAAGTTATGACAACAAGGAACACAGAGGCTAATTTAATCGACAGCAAAAGCTTTATTGTGTCTTTATTAAGACTTTGCAAATTTCCGGATTGCAAAACAGATGGACAAATTTACACAATAAACGTAACaacaaagatataaaatgtattttatttgaataaaacatgacaaatcaagaacaatacaatacatattacatgtacaattataacatgtaaaacataaaaacaatcgaGGTTTTAGCAAAAATATTCCGTACTCTTCACTTCACCTGGAAATTTCTTTGTCAGAATTTGGACCTGAAGAAAAGACTAAGAAATTGTTTGTAGTCCTGTATAACACGCACCCCTCTTTCAAGAAACATGACCTAGGGTATAAATGTGCGCTTTATACATACCAAAAAACGGTAATGAAATAagaaattgttatgaaatatacaattttcaaaacaggtaaaagttaccatggttacaaattcatatatgacatgtatagtattggcatcaacaatatcataagtttgagtaagtgtgtgaaaattattatgcatataaaaaacgcacagcttcttaatgttccatcaagtaattttttaaatcttttttgaatgagcttgTACTTGAGGTTGATTTTTTTCAGGGATTTTGGtatgttattacataaaatagatcctgaatatataaaagatttcttataataaaagctgttttggcttttggaacttgtaaatttttgcaagaggcatttctcaaacaatattggtttatttctggcatttctttaaatttttcagtGAGATATACAGGGGCTTCATTTTTAAGGCATTTATGCATGTGGTATGAGATTCTGTTCTCTACTGTTATCCATCCAAGCTGTTTTGCCTATAGGCAAAAGGACAACCTTTAacagtgagaaaaaaaatattgtatacaaTTGAAGTTACATTTTGTagctataaacatgatataaggtcctgacataaaaaatgtgaaacaattcaattgaaaaaactATAGGCAAAAaaacaacctttaacaatgagaaaaaaaatatcgtATACAGTTGAAGACAGctataaacaaatgataaaaggtCCTGacataaataaagaaacaattcaattgagaaaataaATGGCCTACATGTAATATTCATAATTCACTAATGCATTTATTCAAagtgtccatttttttttattcttacatgtacacatatattatttcttatatttttcagaTATTAAAGAATTCACCACAGAAACATTAGAATTACATGAATTAGAGATGTAGTGGAATTTTAATCTGTTATCATTTGAACCAAAGCGGTGAAAATTAAAACTACAATTACTGCATCAAGGTTTAACTTTGGTAAGGTATACAAGGTATTCATACTTTCCATGTGAATAGGAACAAGTAAACTTCTTATTTTACGATacattacatgtataaatgttaGCAAATTCAACTTCAGAATTCATTGATTGTCTTGTCTGCAAATGAGTCGCAGAACTGAATCAAAACTAAGGGGTTCTGTATCCTGTGACATTGATATCTGCTGCATCATCAATTTGTTATATTTATGCCATAACTGTAGCGGGGTACTGAAATCACAGTATGTATTATAATGATGAtattattttagtgatattagTAGTTTAAAATGTTAATCTGCTAATCATGctaattatttttattgtatctgctttcccttcaatattaaaaattttaatataatgttCGATGTTAAAACATAATTGTCTTTAACTTTCAGAGCAATACAATTTATTATCATAGTTGGAAAAGAGAAACATGAATGATGGATAGTGATAGATTCACGTCACAAATATCAACTGATGCAGAAGCATGGACAGAAAACCCACAAGAAAACTCACAGGAATCTGGTTTGTTTTACTGTTTATccactactgtaaattcagaaattattggcacattattatatttttttttataccccacctacgatagtagaggggcattatgttttctggtctgtgcgtccgttcgtttgtccattcattcgtccgtccatctgtctgtcccgtttcaggttaaagtttttggtcaaggtagtttttgatgaatctgaagtccaatcaacttgaaacttagtacacatgctcaatatgatatgatctttctaattttaatgccaaattagagttgttacccaaatttcatggtccactgaacaaagaaaatgatagtgggagtggggcatccgtgtactggggacacattcttgttttctttaaaacaaaattttagtaacatatttatatttgttaatagATACATCAAATACCTAtccattattcattattgttATTACGGAAAAAGCGATAGAGTTATAATCGaaataagggctattccagaaaaaaatgtatggggggggggttggaaggcatattatattaataatacatggatgATGGGTATcggagcaacttttcacactataatgcactataattctcaattacaattgtctgggtggcggatgctgacaaaaactgccttctaaccccccccatacatttttttctggaatagccctaatttaaactcgcattttgatttttttttatatgaattaaacaggatttttctcaatgttGCAAAAAATAATATCACATGTTAGTCTAAAATCTCAAAATCGCAATATTAAATGcacccaataatttctgaatttacagtaattattGCAAGCGATTCATGTTTTCACAACATTTGGCAAGTAGAAATATGATACGAATATAAATTCCAAATACTGATTGAATTcatatgtttttattatacatCATTACAGTTATGTTTTTGTTTCTGAGATACTTCttcggaaaatataaaaataagaagaaaaacattttaaaagtagaaatgtaacatcatgaacatgaatATAAATTCCAAATACTGATTGAATTCATATgtatttaatacattttgtacatcatTACTGTTGTGTTTTTAGTTCAGAGATACTTCTactgaacatataaaaaaaaagaagatatggatGATTTATAGTAcccaaatattattttcaaaaatttatacatgtttttagGTTTCAACATTTGAGcattagaaataaatatttttttctgacagTTTCAGATCAAAGATCAAGAAGAAATGATCCTAGTGGAGCTATACCAAGAAcaagtaataatatttttttaaatatttatttaacagtCTAGAAGAATATTATCTTTCAAGCTAATATGTATATCCTCTTTTTGACTAATTAAATCTACCAATTTGCTGTGCTGGAATCTTACAATAATGAATGCTTTTTATCTCTACCAATTCATCATTAGAAAAAAACAGTTCCACATATGTTGTCAGTTGTGTTATTATCCTGAAGTACTTAAGATAATTgaaaagtaagattaacaaaatgctgttttaaacaattttcttaaacATAATAAACATCCAGTTTCGAGAGCTTGAAGGGCCCTAACTGTGCCTTACATACTGTAAACTTAAATTAACAGGTATATGTCTAGAATAGTTTCACAATTATATACCATTATTCATAAAAAACTTAGCCATTGTAGAGATGTCATTTTGACATGATAGCTCTTGAAAAATGTTAAATGAAATTAATACACATTACTTCAATTTGATCCATTCAAAgaagttttattttgaattaattagCAGAAAAGCTTAGATTTTTCTTCTGTATTAGACTTTTAATTACCATAGAAACATTTGTAATTCCAAAACATGTCAACTCGGGCACTTTTTTAACGACTATAATGAAAAGATAACTGGATATTAGTTAGGTTGCTAActttaactttatattttgataccATTGCTAACAGCAGCATTGGTGAAATAGTAATGAGATTTTTTATACTTCAGTTAGTTTGGAGAAATATTaccattttttaaacatttaaaatcttGTCATTTCTTAACCAGTTTTAATTCTATTATTTATCATAGACTTAAGAAAGAAAGTAAAATTACCTTTTCcttattataaaacttttttaaagccccatttatgggcattatgttttctggtctgtgcctccgttcgtccgtctgtccttccgtccgtctgttcgttcgtctgtctgtttgtccgtctgtttgtcccgcttcaggttaaagtttttggtcaaggtagtttttgatgaagttgaagtccaatcaacttgaaacttagtaaacatgttccctatagtatgatctttctaattttaatgccacattacggtccattgaacatagaaaatgagagtggggatggggcatccatgtacttgggacacattcttgtttaattgcTCATTGATATGACAACTTtgtaatttaaatacaaaattatacaCTTAAACAACCAAATAGAACAATAAAAGGATAATATTTCCATTAGTAtaatatcataaaacattttaGGAATCTTGTGATATGAAAAGAAATTTGTTTAATTTATCCAGTTTTTAAAGACATTTGAATCATCTCTGTAAAATCAGatttttgtgtgcatttatttttagctcacctggtccaaaaccaaacttggcctcactcattattagggtatctagtactatttattatgattttaaccttatttcaCATGATTTTCAAAACCACAGtagatacaggtgagcgacacaggctcttgaaagcctatacatgtagtttgttttcgattttgaTGACtggacaaaaattaaataataaaaataacaatagtaATTTCAATAAATTCTGCAAACAAATAAtgctatcaaaatttaaaatgcaaaaattttaattttttagacACCTATTTCATGTACTCTGTTGCAATTTTTGCAATGATAAAAACATCCCTaacatttctgaattaacagtataaGGACCACAACAGAACTAGCCAAGTGATCCCTGCCAAATACATTAGATGTATATATTATGACTTCTTTTCTACTTTACACTGACTTATTCTGTTTGTACTGTAGGTGCTGTTAGCCAACCTTCAGCAGCTGTACCCTCCACAGAACAGTTCTACACTGGTAGAGAAGAGAGGCAAGACAGCAGTCTCAGCAAACCTCCTCCCCACAGTACCAGTTCATCCTCTCTGCCTAAACTGTCAAGAGAAGACTTTATTAAGCAACACTATGATAAACTTCCTAAGGAACTTAAAGTAGGACATTACGATGTTATGGTCTTATATAGTGAAGCAGATTATCAGGAAGCTGAACTTTTTCGGGATCATTTAGAAAAAGAGATATTCCCAAATGAACCGGGTAAAATAAAAGCTGTGTTATATGATGGACCAGAATTGGAAGGCTTATCTTCTTCAAAGTTGCAGCATTTAGACCATGGGTTTCAACGTTGTACATTTACATTTGTTTACCTAACAAAACAGTTTGTAGAATGTGATTGGTGCAGTTTGTCAAGTGAGACATGCTTAATGGAAGCAAtatataataaggaaaaaaagtGGTGTGTTGTTCCTGTATATACTGTGCAAAGAAACAAAGCTGATTTTAGAGTTCCAATGGGTCTCAATTCTTTGAAAGGAATTAACTTTTACAATGCTGATGAATTTTACCGTAAAGGTGTAAGACGCTTAATTGGTGATAAAATTTACAAGCGGGTAGAAAGTGATAAAAACCATCAAGAAAAATGCTATAACTACTTAGTTAGAAAAGTTCAAGAGGACGATGCTCATGAACGAAGGTTGTTAGCTGAACATGAATACAAACAGCAGGTGATGGAAAGGAACCGTATCCAATCTGAGAGAGAATGGAAAGATTTTTACCGATCACAGTCCATGAAGGAACAAACTGAAAggaatattttatataattcagGTGATGGCTATCCTAAAACTGCAGGAAATATGGCGCACCCTCCACCATTTCCTGAAAGGTTTAAAGGGCCATCAGAAGGGGATGACACATCAAGTTTAAAATCACAGCCAGAAAAATTTGATGGTAAGAGTAAGATAGTTCCTCAAAACTTTTGTGTCTTTAAATTTTTGTCCGTTCATTTAATCTACTACTCTTCATGCTCTTGCTGAACAAAATAAAGTACATTGTAtacaaaacttaaaacaaaaagtGTCCCAAATAAAACTGTACCATTGCTAATGTATGATCTTAATGTTCCTTGAAATATATCCTATGCACACACTAAATATTTGGAAAgggaaatacatgtaatatttaataATTCTAATTAAGCaatgaaaatggaaatgaatattttatattaagaTAGGTTACATGTATATTTAGAGTTTGAAAAGGTGTCTCCTATGTATGACCCCTATGCTTTTAATTCTGTTACATTCATTTGAGACTTGAgccaagtatatattttttataattgtataaataaaccaattgttcaagacgtttatatatattatatatattatatatattagttACTACTGCTTTAATActgttcaaataacaaaaataaattgctTCCAAAAAGTTTTGTGTTTTCATTTATCACCTTAATGTCTGGTGGTATATGGAACTGAGAAAACATATAGATTAACACATCATTGTCTTCTACAAAAGTTCTTGCGCggatatttttaaaactttttttgtaaaatgagaTCTTTGACTTTTTTGCTAAGCTAGAGATAAGTACTAGTTGATACTTAAATGTTCATAGaacattaaatcaaattgttttgaatttttctttgaatTGGTCTACAGTTTTACTTGTAAAGAATTATTATAATTATGATACAGAGTTTTGAATACAGGATTTTTCAGAATGATAGTACATAATCATGATATAAGGCAAATGATTGTATTTTCTTCCAGCATATAAAAAAATTTCACAAACATACATCATGCAAATATTTGTAAATAGAATTTAGAAATGAAAGGACATTTACTTTTTTACAACTTaacttattcatttattaattaGAAGATTTGTTTATGCAGAGGATCTCTacatgaatttaaaaagttagattaaaaaaatatatatataaaaccaagaaaaaaacCCACATCTTCCAAGCCTGTGTCATGTAATTTTGTTCCAAGCCTGTGTCTgtataattttgaataagttgTGATTTTTTCAGAAATGAACCTTAAGCCAGATATTCATAGCAGCATTCAATCTACAGATCACCAACAGAAGTATGGATCTTCAGAATCTGGGCCTTCCTCTAGAAAAAATGAATTAACTTCAATGGATGCTGGGGATCTTACTGGAGATTATCAATCTGCCCCATCACATCCCAATGCTCAATCAAGGCCTGGCCATTTGCCAAAATCTGAAGTAAATTGTCCGCCAAACAATGAATCTTCAGGAATTCATATACATTATCATCAATATTACAAACCTGCACCACAAGAACCAGAACCTGTACTGCAACCTAAAACTTACAATATAACTGCTGACAATGTGATAATAGGGGACAAGGGAAAAATACTTTTTGGTGGACAACACGCTGATATGGAAGAGTTCAGAGATGACGTTGGCAGTAAAGATAGGTATGGTAGTGATCTCTGATAGATTTTCAGGTTTAAAttcaatcatatatatatatttggccAATAgttaaaatttcagaaatttaCTGCTAAATCCacaaagatttaaattttaagattttttttttcctaCCAAAATCTAATTATCTTATGACAAAAATTGATCGTAAGTAATATAGAAATGTTCATGCATTAAAGGGCACTGTGAGCTATGAGATACatgacatgtatatataaaaataattcaaatttgatttgttttttgttcaatcatgaacaaatgaaagtgaaatagtgaaataataatttgcttttagcactCCGGATTGTTCAGTTTTGTCAAAAAAAGCTAAGAAAcgttgatgatgaattattcatgaattattcacttgcaagtgaataatttgacctcattaaaTCCTAATTAGTCAGGTGACCTTCCATTGAACCCCTTAGCAAGAGATGAATTATGCATGAATTATGCATGTTAAgttatgaaaaggaaaagaatgtcaacagtGAAAgttaaacaaaggtaaatcatttgattgactgattcgatctacaaactcattcttatacagttaaaaacaatgatcaacatatatttttaaccCATTATATGAAATTAATCAGACCTAGAAAAATTCAATTGCACAAGTTTGCTATCACTTTTTGTAATAAACCTTTTAAGTGATACAGGCTCATGTGAGCCTCTAGATGAATTTGTGTCTTTAACAAGCATATAGGCTGTTAACATCACATTGTTAAAGTAGCTAATCAAATCAGAATTAAGGTAGATGTTAACATCATATAGTTAAGGTAGCTTTTAACATCAAAGTTATGGTAGCTGTTAGCATCATAGTTAAGATTTACAGTTAGTTGTTAACATCATATAGTTAAGGTAGTTGTTAACATCAAAGTTATGGTAGCTGTTAGCATCATAGTTAAGGTTTACAGTTAGTTGTTAACATCATATAGTTAAGGTAGCTGTTAACATCAAAGTTATGGTAGCTGTTAGCATCATAGTTAAGATTTACAGTTAGTTGTTAACATCATATAGTTAAGGTAGCTGTTAACATCAAAGTTATGGTAGCTGTTAGCATCATAGTTAAGGTTTACAGTTAGTTGTTAACATCATATAGTTAAGGTAGCTGTTAACATCAAAGTTCAGGTAGCTGTACTATTATAGATATACACAACAATTCTtgcttttaaatttcaaatatgccTATATTTCAGTGTCCCTAATATGGACAGCATGCCAAGA
The window above is part of the Mytilus galloprovincialis chromosome 4, xbMytGall1.hap1.1, whole genome shotgun sequence genome. Proteins encoded here:
- the LOC143072775 gene encoding uncharacterized protein LOC143072775, which encodes MMDSDRFTSQISTDAEAWTENPQENSQESVSDQRSRRNDPSGAIPRTSAVSQPSAAVPSTEQFYTGREERQDSSLSKPPPHSTSSSSLPKLSREDFIKQHYDKLPKELKVGHYDVMVLYSEADYQEAELFRDHLEKEIFPNEPGKIKAVLYDGPELEGLSSSKLQHLDHGFQRCTFTFVYLTKQFVECDWCSLSSETCLMEAIYNKEKKWCVVPVYTVQRNKADFRVPMGLNSLKGINFYNADEFYRKGVRRLIGDKIYKRVESDKNHQEKCYNYLVRKVQEDDAHERRLLAEHEYKQQVMERNRIQSEREWKDFYRSQSMKEQTERNILYNSGDGYPKTAGNMAHPPPFPERFKGPSEGDDTSSLKSQPEKFDEMNLKPDIHSSIQSTDHQQKYGSSESGPSSRKNELTSMDAGDLTGDYQSAPSHPNAQSRPGHLPKSEVNCPPNNESSGIHIHYHQYYKPAPQEPEPVLQPKTYNITADNVIIGDKGKILFGGQHADMEEFRDDVGSKDSVPNMDSMPRRRSDQGMSSSVSADAGFPTNQSSDTSAGRLQGNSKPTEHEDKEITCVQNNPTVLKETEAKLGSSDSGSTSLKTSDNESTNLKVQNQKPENRKISTKEENFEYNIPPKEKTDSKPSSDKYVAPAKKISNSRPIKPFTSNPASSPLIALVPPIKSSYPVAKQRHDNSDNESDDESTVLKQPVASETTVPKVTPTRVSEQTLAKTPLGGSPLRQSSGSRVTPTRGSEQTLAKTPLGVSPLGHSSGSNVDPDDTEVLKPVRRPKDSISSLETDGCTEETGTVLTKDDLLIQAVQQCLDMGYTQDQIRDALTLLRQRRPDHHHFSINDILDALTGRTTSEPVKQIDRSSSEENWVTVEKDKSGECHEMEPAPRNNHISQPMAITTSSSNPELGKPKQDKNKCKMS